One genomic window of Lytechinus variegatus isolate NC3 chromosome 1, Lvar_3.0, whole genome shotgun sequence includes the following:
- the LOC121423805 gene encoding uncharacterized protein LOC121423805, which translates to MVDKDALFDELSKKFPAGKYTTFCNKMGVGYNEAKSMLTRCKEDYNVALRDLLGQWDDRMKGVTRKQIEDALIAAEVGGLCSIVRKYYEADTRVDAASDFGAGDATVQTTSSQRMNQSEKMVHMNQRGVPNTSAATGETEAVASADIRKPARQQIKKEEAERKNVKNVASDAGVDDDEDDVIGGGGGDGSSMQTQQVTAVRQRIRGEEDRKQEMQPVEVMDSNHGAVNITGDRQRGGDPTSNFTLDRSTETRDGDKTRTTVIWTGVGKEQMAFLGIVLCVGIGLFIYSRRKH; encoded by the exons ATGGTGGATAAAGATGCTCTcttcgatgaactttcaaaaaaATTCCCAGCTGGGAAGTATACaacattttgtaataaaatgggTGTTGGCTACAATGAAGCAAAGAGCATGCTGACAAGATGTAAAGAGGACTACAACGTAGCATTGAGAGATCTATTAGGTCAATGGGATGACAGGATGAAGGGTGTTACCAGGAAGCAAATAGAAGATGCTCTCATCGCTGCAGAGGTTGGTGGACTCTGCTCCATTGTGAGAAAATACTATGAAG CTGACACTAGAGTTGATGCTGCCTCAGACTTTGGAGCTGGAGATGCTACTGTTCAGACCACTAGCAGTCAGCGTATGAACCAATCAGAGAAAATGGTTCATATGAATCAAAGAG GTGTGCCTAATACATCAGCTGCTACAGGGGAGACTGAAGCCGTTGCCAGTGCAGACATACGTAAACCTGCCAGACAGCAAATCAAAAAGGAGGAGGCAGAGAGGAAAAATG TAAAAAATGTTGCATCAGATGCTGgtgtagatgatgatgaagatgatgttattggaggaggaggaggggatgGTTCAAGCATGCAGACACAGCAGGTGACAGCAGTCAGGCAAAGAATAAGAG GTGAGGAAGACAGAAAACAAGAAATGCAGCCAGTCGAGGTGATGGACTCAAATCATGGAGCAGTAAATATCACTGGAGATAGACAAAGAG GAGGAGACCCAACATCAAACTTCACACTGGATAGAAGCACAGAGACGAGGGATGGGGACAAAACAAGAACAACGGTTATCTGGACAGGAGTGGGCAAAGAACAGATGGCCTTTCTAGGAATAGTCTTGTGTGTGGGTATTGGTTTATTCATCTATAGCCGGCGCAAGCATTGA